From Deinococcus sp. LM3:
CGACGCAGCCGCCAGGGGCCGTCCACCGTACCGTCGATCAGGCCGCCGTGCCGTTTCACTTCGATCAGGTCGACGCCGCCGGCACTCACGAGCGCGCAGTCGATCTGCCGCCGGTTGGGGCCGGGACTCGTGAATTCCAGCAGCGCGAACGCCCCGGGGCAACGCGCCAGAAAACGTTCCACGTGCTGCAGGGCCTGTTCGGGAATGTCCTGCTTGAGGTGGCCCTGTCCGACGAAGATCCGTGAACGGATCTCCGCGCCGCTCACCGCTCCACCCGACTGGTCACGAAGCTGGGCTTCCCGTCGAAGGAGCTCCAGGTGCCGTACAGCGTCACGGCGCCGCTGCGCAGCAGGTCGAGCGTGCCTGTGGACCACGTGCCGGCGTACACGACGCCCTGGTAGGTCTTCCCGTTCACGCTGAACGTGTACGTGACATGCACCTTCTGCGCGGCGCTCGTGAACTTCCGGACACTGGCGGGATTCACGGTGACCTGATCGATACGGACGACCTTCGCGGTGGCGGCGCCGCCCGCCTGCGGGGCCAGCGGGGACGCCGAAGCTTTCTTGACGCTCAGGGACGGCCGGTTCGCGAAGGTCCCCCACACGCCCACGACGCTGGCCGTGCCGGCCTCCAGGACGCGGCGGTCCGCGGCCGTCCAGTCCCCGGCGTACATGATGGCGTCGAAGGTGCCCTCGGGCGTCCCGACCGAGAACTTGAGGTGGGTGCGCCCGGCGGCGCTGGTGTACGTCTGCACGCCGCTCACGCGGACGCCGTTGATGAGGACCAGTTTCGCGGCTTCACCGGCCCGCAGCGACAGCGTCAGACCGAGTGCCTGGGGAGAGGTGGGCTGGCCGGGGAGGGCCGCCGCGAAACCGAGAAGGAGAAGGCCGGTACAGAACCACTGACGCAATGAGTTCTTCATGAAAATCTCGCGGACTATAGGGCACGTTCCGCGCCCCCGATGCGCAAAACCAGCAAACGCCTCCCAGCCCCCCCAGAGGGGGCCTGACTGGACAGCACCACCTGAATCCCCAGGACACGGTGCGGAGCAATTTCGGGGAGACGCGGCGTGAGGCCGGGCATATCTGCGTGGCGGACGAGCCGGGATTGCATAGCATCAGGCCATGAAGCTGAACGCCTGCGTCATGACGATGCTGCTGGCCGGGGCCGGTCTGGCCTCCGCCCAGTCCCGTGTCCTGTACGATCCCCGCCTGCCCACGCCCGAGCCGCGCATCAGCGAAACGGAACGCGGAAGGGTCAAATACCTCGCGGACCAGGCCGCGCAACGTGGCCTGTGGGCCAATCTCGACAATGTGCCGGGAGGAACACGGGACCTGCTGGAATGCGGATCCAGAGGCTTCAGGATCATGGGCGTCGCTCCGGGAGCCTTCACGGTCAAAGGCGCCCAGCAGACCGCCTACCTGTACGACTACTGCAATGTCAGTCACGCACAGAACCTCCAGGGTCTCGTGGTCCTGAACAACCTGGAAGTCGCTGCCCATTACACGTTCACCGGCCACTACTACGCGCTCTACGCAGTGAAGGACATCAACCGGAACGGGTTCACTGAATTGGGTCTGGAAGGGTACTACGGCAACACGGGAACGGGGGAGGGCTGGCTGACCGTCGCGGAGCTTCAGCCTGTCCGGCGCAACCTGATGAGGCTGGATGTCTACAGCGATGACTGCCTGGGTGTTCAGACGGGCTGGAAGAGCCAGGTGATCCGCGTGATCCCCGGCACGACACCCCGGTACACCACGCAGTCCATCGCGGGCCAGTGCAGCAGTGAGCGCGTGGCGACGAGCGTGGGCGGCGTCCGGTCCATCAGCGTGCAGGCGACCCCGACCGGCTGGACGCCCGCACCACTCAAATGAAGTCCGGCGTACTGCCCGGACACTGACGGCCCAGCCTGCCCATCAGGTCGACTGGTCTTCGTCCCACCCTGTGCACGCCCAGGCTCAACGGGAACCTGACAGTGAGGCCGCGATGATCAGCGGGGTCAGCGCCGCGCGGCACTCCCGCAGGGCCCGCACCAGTTCCCCGTCCGAGTGGCCCAGGGTGGGCTGCTGCTGGAGCCGCAGCGCCTCCAATTCCCATGCCGACAGTTCCGACAGCCGATCCATCAGTCGGCCCACCGCCTGCCACTCGTCCCGCCAGCGTGGCCAGCCGTCCGTGCCGGAATCGATCTGGCACAGGCCGACGTAGAGTGCTCCTTCCGTCAGCGCCTGCCTGTGAACGCTGGCACCCGGGGCGAGGGCTTTCAGCACTCCCGGTCGGGGCATCAGGGTGAGGGTGGGAGGAGGGCCGCCCACGCGGGGCTGCGCGTCCGCACGTCCGTCGGCGGGCGTCCGGAGTCGCAGCTGCAGTTGACGGTCCGCGGCCGCCCACCTCAGGGCGTGCAGGAAGGTCGGGGTGATCAGGAGCGACGAACTCACCCGGCGGACCACCTGAACCGCACCGGCGCCTGGGGCAGCGCCTGCCCGAGTTGCCCGAAGTCCAGATTGGTGTGCCCGTCGCCGGCCGCCATGGCGATCCGGGCCAGACCCGCCAGCAGGTGCGCGCCGGTCAGCGAACCGGCCTGCGCCTGAAGTCGCTGCACGTCCCGCAGCGCCCCGGAACGGGACGGGTTCGTGAGGCGCCGCTCCCAGGGGCGCGGGGCGTATGGTGGCGGGCACGATGGATGAATGGAAGGAACAGGGACTGCTGCGGCTGATCGCGGCCGGTCAGCCAGGCATGCTCGAACGGATCCGGAGACGGACGGATCTCACGCCGGCCCTCCTCGAGGCGCTGCGCTCGTTTGATCCGGTCGACTCGCTGGATAATCACTGGCAGTACCCGTCCGTGCCGAACTGGGACGACGGTGCGGACCTCCCCAAACGTCAGCAGGCGTGCTTCGAGCAGGTTGTCAGTGAGCTGGCGGAGCAGCGACGTGAGGGGCGACCGGAGGGATCGTTCAGGCCAGTGCTGAGCACGGAGATCGTGGACTTTGCGGGCCTCGTTCTTCTGGCCGAGCGGGGTTCTTCTGATGACATCCAGTGGCTGCTGAATCAGCGGCTGGTGTGTCCGTCGCAGGAATTCCCGCGTGGCTGGCCGTTGCCGTGGACACTGGAACCGGTGGGGCTGGAGTCATTACGCGGCCGCCTGAAGCGGGTGCCGGTCGAGTACCGGCAGGTGGCCCTGTTCGATCTGCTGGCGCAGGCACTGGAAGCCAACCCGGCGCTGGACGAGATTCCCGCCGCCGAGTTGTGGCAGTTGACGCACTGGTGGGCCGCGCTGCCGGGTGTGACCGAGCGGCAGTGGGCAGCCCTGATGGTCCGTCCGACCCTGCGGGAGGCCGCGGCGCAGGTGCGGGAGGTGAAGATCAACGGGGAGTTGCATCACCGCCTGTACCGGTGGGCGACCAGTCGGGACGACCGGACGCTCATGCGGAGTCTGCTGCGGGGGCGGGAGGCGCTGAGTGACGAGGCGTACCTGGACCTCGCGGGGCGGGTGTCGGTGGAGGACCGGGCGGCGGCCATCCTGGCGGGCGGGATGACGCCCCGTGTGATCGACGAGCTGCTGGAGGACCCGGAATTGACGCGCGAGCTGCTGGATCCGAGGGGGGAAGGGGCTGTGCTGAACATCCCGGTCGTGCATGGGTTCTCGGAGCGGTTCGCGGACCGGATCCAGGAACGGTTCGGGTTGATGTTGGACCGGGCCATCATCTGATGCGGGTGGATGGCCCGATCGTTGCCTGGCGGTGCCGTCCTCTCGCGCAGGTTGTTGTTCAGGCTGCCTCGCCGATTTACTTTTGCCACCTTCACGGAGGAATCCGGGTGCCTGCTCGAGAGCCAGAAGGACGTTCGCGGGAGGTCGACCGAGCGCAGCAGAGCGGCTCCAGAGGTGCCTTTTTCTGATGCCGTCATGCGAAGAACGGCTCTCTCCTGCTGACGCGTCAATCTCGCGCCGGAGGACACAGGGACCTCCTCAGCGTGCTGTCCACAGGGTCATCGTGGTGTGCGCCCTCTCCCGGCGTGCGCTAGCGTGCGGCATGCCCACCGACAACACTCCTGACGACCTGATGCCGCACCCGTCGTTCGTCACCGTGGACGGCCTCGAAGGCCACCTCGCCCGCGTGGAACTCCCGGACGGCATCACCGAGGACTGGCCCCTGGCCAGTCTTCCCCCCGGCGTCAAGGAAGGCGACGTGATCCGCCTGACCGTCCACGGCGGCGACCTCGAAGCGGAGATCGACCACGCCCAGACCCGCGAGCGCCTCACGGCCGCGCAAGCGGGCACGGACGCCCTGAATGCCGGGGCCCCGACCGGCGACGTGGAGCTGTGAAGCGCGCGCTGTGCCTGCTGGCCCTCAGCCTGGGACTGGCGCACGCGCAGCGCGCGCCCGCCGGGGTCCTCACCATCCGCTTCCTGGACGTCGGGCAGGGCGACGCCATCCTCATCACCAGCCCCGAGGGCAAGAGCGTCCTGTACGACGGGGGCCGCAGTGAGAGCCGCATGCGGGAACTCATCCGCCAGTACGACGTGCCCTCCCTAGACCTGATCGCCGCCAGTCACGGGGACGCCGACCACATCACCGGGCTGATCCCGGCCGCCGCGCTGTTCAAACCGCGCTTCTTCCTGAACAACGGCGTGGCGGCCACCACGCAGACCTGGGCGAAACTCACCAACATCCTGAAGCTCGCGGGCACCCAGGGTCTCCCCGCCCGGAACCAGGTCCTGAACCTGGGCAGCGTGCGGCTCACGGTGCTGCCCCCTCCGGCTGGCATGCCAGCCGGTGACCAGAACCTCAACAGCGTCGGCCTGATCGTGCAGTACGGGTCGTTCCGTGCGCTGCTGACCGGGGACAGTGAAACCGAGCAGACCCGCGCGTGGTTGCGGACCCTGCCTGCCGGAACACTGGGGCCGGTGGACGTGTACAAGAGCATCCACCACGGCGCGGCGAACGGGGACAGCGCCGCGTGGCTGGCGGCCGTGCAGCCCCGGAACGTGGTGGTAAGCGTGGGCCCCAACAACTACGGGCACCCGACGGGCACGGCCCTGAATCTGTACCGCAAGGTCGGGGCCAACGTGTTCCGCACGGACCAGCAGGGCACGGTCACGGTGACCGTGCAACCGGGCGGTGCGTACCGCATCACCACCGAGAAAGGAGCGGCCACGCCCGCTCCAGCCAGACCAACTCCTGCCCCCGTCGTCCCGGCCGCACCAGCGACCGTCACCTACTCGAACTGCGCGGCCGTCCGGGCCGCCGGGAAGTCACCGCTGCTGCGCGGTCAACCCGGGTACAGCAGCAAGCTCGACCGGGACGGGGACGGCCGCGCGTGCGAGTGAACCTCCTCGCGCTGACGCTGCTGACTGCGGCGTCCACGGCACTGGCCGCCCCGCTGCCCCGACTCCCAGCGAGTGCCGCTACGCCCGACGCCCTGATCCCAAACGGCTGGAAGGTCCAGCAACGCCTCCGGGCCGACTTCAACGCGGACGGCCTGACGGACACGCTCCTCGTCGCGCAGAGCACCGACCCCCGCAACGTCCACCCGCCCCGGGAAGACGGGTACGCCTGGAACGGGAACCCCCGACTGCTCGTCGGCGCGTTCGCCCGCCGCGACGGGCGGGTGCAGCTGGCCTTCCAGAGTGCCGTGATCACCCGCCGCACCTCTCCCACCATGGAGGACCCGTTCGGCTCCCTGGAGCTGTTCGGTCGGGGCTTCCGGCTGAGGCTGCAGGAGTTCTATTCGATGGGTTCCTGGACGGCCGGTTCGGTGACGTTCAACGTCCGCTGGCAGGACGGCTGCTTCCGAGTGATCGGGTATGACCGGTCCATGGTGCACCGCGCGACCCTGGACAGCGAGACGGTCAGCGTCAACTTCCTGACGGGCCGGATGCAGGTCGTCCTGGACAACGCCGGCGCCGAGCCGAATACCAACCGTGTGGAGCGCTGGTCGGCGTACCCCGGGCAGCGGCGGGTGTGTGTGCAGGACGTGACGAGCGGCCTGGAGTTCCGGCGCGACCTCCCCTGAAGTCCGGGTCACCCGGCGCGATGAACCGCTGGACTGCTCATGCCCAGGGAGGGGATGAATCCCCTCCCACTTCCCCTGCCCCTGTGATCTCGACCCACCAACCTGGTTCCGGCCGGTCCCACTGCTCGAGCTGCACCCGGTAGGCCTGCACATCCATCCCCGGAGCTGGCGGTCCGAGCGTCACGTCCTGCGTGGGTCCCAGCGGCGCCCAGTCACCCTCTTCCCACCGCCACACCGTACCCGGCCACCGCACGCGGTAATGACCCGGCCAGTCCGGTCGTTCCTTAAGTGCCTCCGGCTGCAGGCGCCACAGTCCCAGGCGCCAGGGGTACCGGGCGGAGTAATCGTCCATGAGCCGCTGACGCTCCTGGCGTTCGAGGCGCTCGCGTTCCCGCCGGGCCGCTTTCTGCCGCCGGTACGCGGCCGGGTCGGCGGGCGCGAGGGTCCCGCGGTCACGGGGCAACCCCCGCCTCCTGCGAACGCCGCGCGGCAGACGAACGGCAGGCGGCTCGTCCGGTTTGAGGCGCCCGCGTTCCCGCCAGACCATCCAGATGATCCGGATCAGCACGGACCCCAGCGCGGTCACCAGGATCCAGAGCTCTCCCTGGAGGAGTCCGGCGCGGTGGAGGCCGATGATCGCGGCGAAACATCCTGCAACGATCAGCAGTAACGCGGCCGGGGGCCTGACGGGCACCTTCTTCCCGGCAGGCAGGTCGGTGGTGGCGCGGGGGCCCATGCCCTGACTGTAGAGCTCAGTCTGCCTGGAGGTGAGCGACGATGACGCAGGAGTGACCGTGGACTCATGGGGCGTCCTGCTGGTCATCGTGTTCTGCTCTGCGGTGAGCGAATCTTGAAAACTTGCCGGTGTGCAGAGTTCGAAGGTACCGTCACGGACCTGGATACTTTTCCTTGTGTACTGCGAAAAGCGCGGCGCCAACGAGACCGGCGTCTGGCCCGTGATGGGCCCGTTGGATGTCTGGAGTTCCCGAATTGCCGAAAGCAGCTGAGAGGAATGCCTGGGTGTACTTGCGTAGACCCACACTTCCCCCAAGGCAAATGGTATCCAGGCCTATCAGGCAATGGGCATCCCACAACCGGTCAGCCAGAGCTGACAGCGGGGCATGCAGGAGAGCCTGAGCCCGCGGATCGTTCCTTTCTGCCTCATCGAACAGAGCCTCTACTCCTGAGAAACCGGCAGAGTGCGCCACACCGTTGAGGGCACTGCCAGACGCACTGAGTTCCAGAGCCGCGCCATTTATTCCTCGAGTGAATCCCAGTCCAATGTCCCGCCCACCCGGCGGGTCATGCAACTGGCCTCTCAGAACCAGGCCGCTACCGATACCAGTTGAGACCGTCACAAACATGAAGTTGCGATCAACCAACGCTCCTCGGGCTTGCCATTCTCCCAGGGTGGCAGCTCGGGCGTCGTTGAGAACATGAACGGGGATGCCGAGTGCCCGTTCCAGACTCTGAGCAACAGGCACGGCCGTCCATCCCGGCATGGTGGTTTGATTGACGGCCGTCACGCGTCCGGCCTCAACACGTCCAGTACACGCAACACCCAGCGGGACACGAGCCGCCGGCTTTAACTGCTCCACCAGGTCAATCAGCCGGGAAATCACTGCGTCCGGGCCATCTTTCGCACAGGTGGGCATCTGTATGCGCCGCTGCACAGCGCCCTCATGAAGAAGGGCGGCCCGGGTGGTGGTGCCGCCAAGATCCACTGCCAGCCGCAGACCCGATCCTTCAGTCATGGAGGGCCTTGGTGAACCAACTGGTGATGACGTCCGGCCTGGTGATGGCGGACCCAACGACCACGAAGACGGCTCCCTGCCGCCGAGCCTGGGTAGCCTCTGCAGGACTGTGCAGCCGACCCTCAGCAACGAATGGCACTTCTGCTTCTCGCAACTCGTTCATCAGTGTCCAGTCCGGGCCGCCGAGTTGACGACTGTACGGCGTGTATCCACTCAGTGTCGTACTGACGATGTCTGCACCAAGTGCCATTGCCGCCTGGGCTTCCTCCAGTGTGCTGATGTCTGCCATGACCAGAGCGCCAGCCTCATGGACAGCAGCAAAAATGCCCTGAAGCGGTTCTGGGCGCGGCCGGAGCGTTGCGTCCAGTGCGACGATCTCGCAACCCAGTTTGGCGAGATGAACAGCTTCCTCAGCCGTCGGAGTGATGTAGACGCTGGTGTCCTCCCGGTCGGTTTTTGTCAGACCGATAAGGGGCAGATCCGTCACGGCCCGCACTGCCTGCACATCAGCGAAACCTTGAATGCGCAGCCCTGCCGCGCCGCCGTGTTGAGCCGCTAGAGCCAAGCGGCTGATAATGAAAGGCTCGCGCAAGGGACTGCCTGGATGAGCCTGACACGACACCACCAGGCCCCCGCGTAGGCGTTCGAGAAGAGGATGAAGGGATTGATTGCCCATATAACGGCCTCCGAAAGGCAAAGAGGGATGCGACAGGACGGTATGGAGTGGTGCCTGAGGTGGCGCGGGGTCACCACTCCACACCGATTACTCTCCGTCTCCCCTGTGTCACTCCAAATCGTTCAGTCAGGTTCGATCTTTTTCCAGACGACCTCATCGGCTATGGCTTCCGAGCCACCTCCACGCCGTTCCACGGACTTCCTGGCAAAAGAGCAGTCATATGACACGCGGGGCAGGTCCCAGGCTGATCCCTTCGTGGATCGCGCAGCGAAATATGGCGTTCTGTACAGGGTCGTTTCCCAATAGACGCAACAGCACTTCGACGGCGCCGCGCCCCATCTCTACGCGGGGAACACGCAGGCGGGTCCAGTGCGGATCATCCGGTTGGCCAGTGATCGCATCGCCCAGTACGGCACTGGAGAAGTCATCAGGGGAGCGGAATCCTCCCTGCATTGCTGTGGCATCCAGGGCGCGCATCAGGGCGTCGTTCTCTACCAGAAATCCCGTCACGCCCTGGGTAAGCACCTCGCGTAGAAATGCGTCATTCACTTGTTCCGGCAGAAGACGCAAGACCGGCGCCGCGCTTCCAGCTACGGCCCGGAACCCCTGTTCGCGATCAGCAGCCGATTCGGTACGCTCCTGTCGCCCTAAGTACATCAGCTGCCGATGTCCCAGGCTCAAAAAGCGCTGAGTCATTTCCTGGGTCGCTTCCGTGTAATTTGCTGTCACGTGTGGAAGATCTGCGCCTGGCAGTTCGCGTCGACCGACGAACACCAGCGGGTGGCCGCCGCGGAGC
This genomic window contains:
- a CDS encoding DUF3006 domain-containing protein, producing the protein MPTDNTPDDLMPHPSFVTVDGLEGHLARVELPDGITEDWPLASLPPGVKEGDVIRLTVHGGDLEAEIDHAQTRERLTAAQAGTDALNAGAPTGDVEL
- a CDS encoding excalibur calcium-binding domain-containing protein; the protein is MKRALCLLALSLGLAHAQRAPAGVLTIRFLDVGQGDAILITSPEGKSVLYDGGRSESRMRELIRQYDVPSLDLIAASHGDADHITGLIPAAALFKPRFFLNNGVAATTQTWAKLTNILKLAGTQGLPARNQVLNLGSVRLTVLPPPAGMPAGDQNLNSVGLIVQYGSFRALLTGDSETEQTRAWLRTLPAGTLGPVDVYKSIHHGAANGDSAAWLAAVQPRNVVVSVGPNNYGHPTGTALNLYRKVGANVFRTDQQGTVTVTVQPGGAYRITTEKGAATPAPARPTPAPVVPAAPATVTYSNCAAVRAAGKSPLLRGQPGYSSKLDRDGDGRACE
- a CDS encoding ROK family protein; its protein translation is MTEGSGLRLAVDLGGTTTRAALLHEGAVQRRIQMPTCAKDGPDAVISRLIDLVEQLKPAARVPLGVACTGRVEAGRVTAVNQTTMPGWTAVPVAQSLERALGIPVHVLNDARAATLGEWQARGALVDRNFMFVTVSTGIGSGLVLRGQLHDPPGGRDIGLGFTRGINGAALELSASGSALNGVAHSAGFSGVEALFDEAERNDPRAQALLHAPLSALADRLWDAHCLIGLDTICLGGSVGLRKYTQAFLSAAFGNSGTPDIQRAHHGPDAGLVGAALFAVHKEKYPGP
- a CDS encoding N-acetylmannosamine-6-phosphate 2-epimerase, whose product is MGNQSLHPLLERLRGGLVVSCQAHPGSPLREPFIISRLALAAQHGGAAGLRIQGFADVQAVRAVTDLPLIGLTKTDREDTSVYITPTAEEAVHLAKLGCEIVALDATLRPRPEPLQGIFAAVHEAGALVMADISTLEEAQAAMALGADIVSTTLSGYTPYSRQLGGPDWTLMNELREAEVPFVAEGRLHSPAEATQARRQGAVFVVVGSAITRPDVITSWFTKALHD
- a CDS encoding LacI family DNA-binding transcriptional regulator, with protein sequence MPQRPTQKEIARLAGVSQTVVSQVLNGHTTGTRINPDTRARVLQTIKELGYVPNAAARRLVGGRSSLIGVFTYEAVFPGSTRDFYAPFLEGIEEEASRQGQDLLLHTSSTGSRRRLSEASRTRLSLTDGTLLLGDPGEQERQDLVEALRGGHPLVFVGRRELPGADLPHVTANYTEATQEMTQRFLSLGHRQLMYLGRQERTESAADREQGFRAVAGSAAPVLRLLPEQVNDAFLREVLTQGVTGFLVENDALMRALDATAMQGGFRSPDDFSSAVLGDAITGQPDDPHWTRLRVPRVEMGRGAVEVLLRLLGNDPVQNAIFRCAIHEGISLGPAPRVI